Proteins encoded in a region of the Zea mays cultivar B73 chromosome 2, Zm-B73-REFERENCE-NAM-5.0, whole genome shotgun sequence genome:
- the LOC100384677 gene encoding uncharacterized LOC100384677, translated as MESVKGWVAADYAAEPMASVQHSLRVAYVVFSFCAAFFLGGIKAVVVGPVAAAVMIVGNVGVILVLFPAHVWWAIYSLIKTDRINAGLKLAVLLALPVLFGLWLGLGILGSALVGLGYGFFTPWISTFEAFRQESEAKKFVHGIVDGTWGTIKGSCTVVRDFADICFHSYPVYLKELREGSQNREPHSIRLLDVPSCIVVALLGLVVDIPLYTVIALVKSPYMLFKGWQRLLHDLISREGPFLETVCVPIAGLAILFWPLVVVGSVLLAIVSSIFVGLYGAVIVFQERSFQRGVSYVVAMVAEFDEYTNDWLYLREGTVLPKPSYRKRKPSNSTEFSVRTNASGGKGADHPPGPSEAPAMLVPNLAPARSVREAIQEVKMVQIWENMMKSCEQRGRDLLNQNVITAAGLAEWLRGAKEGGHHETVSLGLPSYSLLCTVLQSIRAGSGGLVLGSFEVNQHNRPQDRLLDWFFHPVLVLKEQIQALRMTEEEVRFLEKLTVFAGNVAGAGAGGWENGAGMMVVPQDPVRLAQIQAISRRLVGIVRSLSKFPTYRRRYRHVVKLLIAYSVERESSGRSSASGRSASYFEITQLDV; from the exons ATGGAGTCGGTGAAGGGGTGGGTGGCCGCCGACTACGCGGCGGAGCCCATGGCGTCGGTGCAGCACTCGTTGCGCGTCGCCTACGTGGTCTTCTCCTTCTGCGCCGCCTTCTTCCTCGGCGGCATCAAAG CGGTGGTGGTCGGGCCCGTTGCCGCCGCCGTGATGATAGTGGGCAACGTCGGCGTCATACTCGTGCTCTTCCCGGCGCACGTCTGGTGGGCAATCTACTCGCTCATCAA GACCGACCGCATCAACGCGGGCCTGAAGCTAGCCGTGCTCTTGGCGCTACCCGTGCTGTTCGGCCTCTGGCTGGGGCTGGGCATCTTGGGCAGCGCGCTGGTGGGTCTCGGGTACGGCTTCTTCACGCCGTGGATCTCCACCTTCGAGGCGTTCCGGCAGGAAAGCGAGGCCAAGAAGTTCGTGCACGGCATTGTG GATGGGACGTGGGGCACGATCAAGGGCAGCTGCACGGTGGTCAGGGACTTCGCGGACATCTGCTTCCACTCCTACCCTGTCTACCTCAAGGAGCTGCGCGAGGGCTCCCAGAATCGTGAGCCCCATTCCATAAG GTTGCTGGACGTGCCCTCATGCATAGTCGTCGCTCTCCTCGGGCTAGTCGTGGACATACCACTTTACACGGTGATTGCGCTGGTCAAGAGCCCCTACATGCTCTTCAAAGGCTGGCAGAGGCTGCTGCACGACCTTATAAGCCGAGAAGGCCCGTTCCTCGAGACGGTCTGCGTGCCGATCGCCGGCCTGGCTATCCTGTTCTGGCCGCTGGTGGTGGTCGGGAGCGTCCTGCTGGCCATCGTCTCCAGCATCTTTGTGGGGCTCTACGGAGCGGTCATCGTTTTCCAG GAGAGGTCGTTTCAGAGGGGCGTTTCGTATGTCGTGGCCATGGTTGCGGAGTTCGATGAGTACACCAACGACTGGCTCTACCTCCGTGAAGGAACAGTTCTCCCAAA GCCGTCCTACAGAAAGAGGAAACCGTCGAACTCCACGGAATTCTCGGTGAGAACAAACGCCTCCGGCGGCAAAGGAGCTGACCACCCTCCTGGCCCCAGTGAAGCACCGGCAATGTTGGTTCCGAATCTGGCGCCTGCGAGATCAGTGAGAGAGGCTATACAGGAAGTCAAGATGGTCCAG ATATGGGAGAACATGATGAAGTCATGCGAGCAGCGGGGGAGGGACCTCCTGAACCAGAACGTGATAACGGCCGCGGGGCTGGCGGAGTGGCTGAGGGGGGCGAAGGAGGGCGGGCACCACGAGACCGTGAGCCTGGGCCTGCCGTCCTACTCGCTGCTGTGCACCGTGCTGCAGTCGATCAGGGCCGGGTCCGGGGGCCTGGTGCTgggcagcttcgaggtgaaccagCACAACCGGCCGCAGGACCGGCTGCTGGACTGGTTCTTCCACCCCGTGCTGGTGCTCAAGGAGCAGATACAGGCGCTGAGGATGACCGAGGAGGAGGTCAGGTTCCTGGAGAAGCTGACCGTCTTCGCCGGCAACGTCGCGGGCGCTGGCGCTGGCGGGTGGGAGAACGGCGCCGGGATGATGGTGGTGCCCCAGGACCCTGTGAGGCTGGCGCAGATCCAGGCCATAAGTAGAAG GCTGGTTGGGATTGTGAGGAGCCTGTCCAAGTTCCCGACGTACAGGAGGAGGTACAGGCACGTCGTGAAGCTGCTCATCGCCTACTCCGTCGAGAGGGAGAGCTCGGGCAGGTCGTCGGCTTCAGGGCGCTCGGCCTCCTACTTTGAGATAACACAGCTGGACGTGTAG
- the LOC100284946 gene encoding catalytic/ protein phosphatase type 2C gives MSASRSGRIRRAGSVALGDFLRREASAERAALGGGERPSVAAGQACRAKKGEDFALLKPACERRPGAPSTSFSAFALFDGHNGSAAAVYAEEHLLANVLGCVPADLSRDDWLAALPRALVAGFVKTDKDFQTKAHSSGTTVTLAIIDGSVVTVASVGDSRCVLDAAGSIYYLSADHRFDANEEEVGRVTECGGEVGRLNVVGGAEIGPLRCWPGGLCLSRSIGDQDVGEFIIPVPYVKQIKLSNAGGRLIISSDGVWDALTAEMAFRCARGLPPEAAAEQIVKEAVESKGLRDDTTCIVIDIIPPEKQKCTIESPKTPGKGLVLLKNFFLRKTASGSLSLADKDNYPEPDFVEEVFEDGCPSLSRRLNSEYPVRDMFKLFACAICQIDLESGQGISIHEGSSKTGKLRPWDGPFLCHSCQEKKEAMEGKRHSRDSSSRNSGSSE, from the exons ATGTCGGCGTCGCGGAGCGGGAGGATCAGGCGGGCCGGGAGCGTGGCGCTCGGGGACTTTCTGCGGCGGGAGGCGTCGGCGGAGCGGGCCGCGTTGGGAGGCGGCGAGCGGCCCTCGGTCGCGGCGGGGCAGGCCTGCCGGGCGAAGAAGGGCGAGGACTTCGCGCTGCTCAAGCCCGCCTGCGAGCGACGCCCCGGCGCGCCGTCCACCTCCTTCTCCGCCTTCGCC CTGTTCGACGGGCATAACGGGAGCGCCGCAGCGGTGTACGCCGAGGAGCACCTCCTCGCCAACGTGCTCGGCTGCGTCCCGGCCGATCTGAGCAGGGACGACTGGCTCGCCGCGCTCCCAAGGGCGCTCGTCGCCGGGTTCGTCAAGACCGACAAGGATTTTCAAACTAAAG CTCATTCCTCGGGGACAACCGTGACACTTGCCATAATTGATGGCTCCGTTGTAACTGTTGCGTCCGTTGGTGACTCACGTTGTGTCCTTGATGCTGCGGGATCCATCTACTATTTGTCGGCTGACCACCGCTTTGACGCTAATGAAGAGGA GGTTGGACGTGTAACCGAATGCGGAGGTGAAGTTGGAAGGCTAAATGTTGTCGGTGGTGCTGAG ATTGGTCCCCTTAGATGTTGGCCAGGTGGTCTATGCCTCTCAAGATCGATTGGTGATCAGGACGTAGGTGAATTTATCATTCCGGTTCCTTATGTGAAGCAAATTAAG CTGTCTAACGCTGGAGGTCGTCTTATTATTTCAAGTGACGGTGTTTGGGATGCTTTGACTGCGGAAATGGCTTTTAGATGTGCACGGGGGCTTCCTCCTGAGGCTGCAGCCGAGCAAATTGTTAAA GAAGCAGTTGAATCAAAAGGATTGAGAGATGATACAACTTGCATTGTCATTGACATAATACCACCAGAGAAACAAAAATGCACTATAGAATCTCCAAAAACGCCAGGAAAAGGCCTTGTCCTTCTAAAAAATTTCTTCTTAAGGAAAACGGCATCTGGTTCATTGTCTCTCGCTGACAAGGATAATTATCCCGAGCCAGATTTCGTGGAGGAGGTCTTTGAGGATGGATGCCCATCCCTTTCGAGGAG GCTTAATTCTGAATATCCTGTCCGAGATATGTTCAAGCTTTTTGCATGTGCAATTTGTCAAATTGACTTGGAGTCTGGCCAAGGCATATCCATACACGAGGGTTCGTCAAAGACAGGGAAGCTGCGTCCCTGGGATGGCCCTTTCCTTTGTCACAGTTGCCAGGAAAAGAAAGAGGCGATGGAGGGGAAGCGTCACTCGCGAG ACTCCTCGTCAAGAAATAGCGGGTCAAGTGAATAG